In one window of Malassezia japonica chromosome 9, complete sequence DNA:
- the rtf2 gene encoding Replication termination factor 2 (EggNog:ENOG503NYBP; COG:S) encodes MGNDGGSIAKRDDLVRTKAAANEKVDKDEVRHSLWSQCRLTKKPLSAPIMADRLGQLYNKDGVIEYLLRRAQDEATDVENKAAGHIKGLKDVRQVKLAQSAAGEDDDHAYPFSCPLTQRALTGKFKTVCLWPCGCVVSESGLRSTTGLQGKKDEQETPCPVCETPFSPQALAEGRTTLDSDLVWLNPPEDEQSELRALLSQRKNKRKKNESSEKRAKPRLPTLNDAAPGAYAAQQVRVAQANAAHNAPGAKESEAISSLYRKTPSKRDVWLGKQAS; translated from the exons ATG ggAAATGACGGTGGCTCGATcgcgaagcgcgacgatctcgtgcgcaccaaggcggcggcgaaTGAAAAAGTCGAcaaggacgaggtgcggcaCTCGCTCTGGTCGCAGTGCCGCCTTACGAAAAAGCCGCTGAGTGCGCCAATCATGGCCGACCGACTCGGCCAGCTCTACAACAAGGACGGCGTGATTGAGTActtgctgcggcgcgcgcaggacgaggcgacggACGTGGAAAACAAGGCGGCGGGGCATATCAAAGGGCTTAaggacgtgcgccaggTCAAGCTCGCGCAGAGCGCTGcgggcgaggacgacgaccaCGCCTACCCCTTTTCGTGCCccctgacgcagcgcgcgctcacGGGCAAGTTCAAGACGGTGTGCTTGTGGCCGTGCGGATGCGTGGTGAGCGAGTCCGGCCTGCGCTCCACGACGGGCCTGCAGGGCAAAAAGGACGAACAAGAGACGCCGTGCCCGGTGTGCGAGACGCCCTTCTCGCCCCAGGCCCTGGCCGAGGgccgcacgacgctcgactcggaccTCGTGTGGCTCAATCcgcccgaggacgagcagagcgagctgcgcgccctGCTGTCCCAACGCAAGAACAAGCGTAAAAAGAACGAGTCGAGCGAAAAGCGCGCCAAGCCGCGGCTGCCGACGCTCaacgacgccgcgcccggtgcgtacgcggcgcagcaggtgcGTGTGGCCCAGGCGAACGCCGCACACAATGCGCCCGGCGCAAAAGAAAGCGAGGCCATTTCGTCGCTCTACCGCAAGACGCCGTCGAAGCGCGATGTGTGGCTCGGCAAGCAAGCTTCATAG
- a CDS encoding uncharacterized protein (COG:S; EggNog:ENOG503NZ10), whose translation MDDEQAALVSQIAQLSGAIDHRRDQMRGRGRGRGRGRGAARGSQNRSLVFTHGSGAGQGEAQDWVKRRSATSMALVNKAVYDPYAAAAASSAKEHTFRPKKDTVRRGDNMGEVLVDGVVFVFDESGTKLVKKSTAEPQPSSSTPLQTSIKGEAYIRTKNGNLINKQLVADRRAARANAGRAKRLAKLTKMITSVQRARKPKELCAYFTRTGACRRGAQCPFVHDEAKRALCPGALKATGCTNAQCRLPHTPTAHTMPHCVHYLRSGQCRNGEACKYTHADMAPDAPLCRAFLRLGYCEKGAECTERHAKECPEFAEHGKCENTHCRLAHSARASEAPPDTLFVRDDAAARDEPFEVDPAPEVVHPQGKGAKAFAKQNDFISLDSLGEADDMSETSSVSSYMTDEGASDHEVDQGL comes from the coding sequence atggacgacgagcaggcggcgctcgtgtcgcagatcgcgcagctcagcggcgcgatcgaccaccgccgcgatcagatgcgcggccgcggccggggGCGTGGCCGGGggcgtggcgcggcgcgtggctcgCAGAACCGCTCGCTGGTCTTTACGCACGGGAGTGGCGCTGGCCAAGGCGAGGCACAGGACTGGGTcaagcggcgctcggcgacgagcatGGCGCTCGTGAACAAGGCGGTATACGATCCGTACGCGGCCGCAGCTGCGTCGAGTGCAAAAGAGCACACCTTCCGCCCGAAAAAGGACACGGTGCGCCGGGGCGACAATATGGGCGAagtgctcgtcgacggcgtcgtCTTTGTCTTTGACGAGAGCGGCACCAAGCTCGTGAAGAAGTCCACCGCCGAGCCCCAGCCCAGTagctcgacgccgctgcagaCGTCGATCAAGGGCGAGGCATACATCCGGACCAAGAACGGAAACCTGATCAacaagcagctcgtcgccgaccgccgcgcggcgcgcgccaacGCGGGCCGtgccaagcgcctcgcgaaGCTCACCAAGATGATCACcagcgtgcagcgcgcacgcaagCCGAAAGAGCTCTGTGCCTACTTTACTCGGaccggcgcctgccgccggGGTGCCCAGTGCCCGTTTgtgcacgacgaggcgaaACGCGCCTTGTGCCCGGGTGCGCTCAAGGCGACAGGCTGCACGAATGCGCAGTGCCGCCTGCCGCACACGCCGACGGCCCACACCATGCCGCACTGCGTCCACTATCTGCGGAGCGGGCAGTGCCGCAacggcgaggcgtgcaAGTATACCCATGCGGACATGGCgccggatgcgccgctctGCCGCGCgttcctgcgcctcggctaCTGCGAAAAAGGCGCCGAGTGCACCGAGCGCCACGCAAAAGAGTGTCCCGAGTTTGCGGAGCACGGCAAGTGCGAAAATACGCActgccgcctcgcgcactcggcgcgcgcctccgaggcgccgccagATACGCTGTttgtgcgcgacgacgcggctgCGCGTGACGAGCCGTTCGAAGTGGACCCTGCGCCGGAAGTTGTGCATCCCCAGGGCAAGGGCGCCAAGGCTTTTGCAAAGCAAAACGACTTTATCTCGCTCGACAGCCTCGGTGAGGCGGACGACATGTCCGAGACCTCGTCGGTGTCGTCGTATATGACCGACGAAGGCGCGAGCGACCACGAAGTAGACCAGGGTTTGTAA
- a CDS encoding uncharacterized protein (COG:K; COG:L; BUSCO:EOG09260SR2; EggNog:ENOG503NU16) has product MEAAIGAYVRGTYEEVPPSVLADVSEERVSLLELVKAIGPHLTSENDAERTMAVSLLSRVVSHLAAQGPHPQLTKQIIRTLTAFFSEKLSDASALADAASRLGNDATLVPASAPRAATAAAEQRTLAQSQMLVDCLDALLALSGVGFAKDQVVDRNHFGGEEARVVSDALFSSLELRAHPQTLRYTAVRLLDSLVARNRAGLAAMRTVDGERGPPGSAFVQGYTKLVAGEKDPRVLLIHFGLARVLLLEWEMEKAQVEAFFNVIFCYFPITFRPPPDDPYHITPEMLKDALRACISASPAFAPMAMPLLLEKLSASGGSAKVDVLHTLNNALPVYGRAATEANADDVWAFLKLDILQATDDESAQWAQTTLTTMLRILYADAEPQGMANVVLDECTNELKEPSKSLAKTCMKIVQSLIDATPATSAMALKAVLTLLLGKLEEGDEDETHILALLAALLDLVQRVYTGESQRTYDSDGRPLDAFHDTLFSALTRGLERRADVAALHGLVMLVQVPGFLRADEVDYATRCIQTVLLAPEADDALREAALAGLDRILSASKRSIEEHTLPFLLEQLPYTLPAEADLFRIRLALGALARLCTAPDLFDAFVVRVCALLASACGAQRADARTVGYACALLATLQVCLEKKLAAQHTDIPKYAASLPLRLVNLLKGAQSDRVAADVAVVQYTCEILAVLVPTLSAERQETILRECLAALSACAPVPRADAPETDANLIGVVAALIVGAKRQAALPSGDALSWIEATHAFLVDRPDRAGDTFESQSAYFLLCALANKYADVAQLEAKLDALWAPLVSTRALPRRIQGVYAWVWLARGLLARGSDVGAAMLDRLQRELFGDATLGAAAAGALRVLATHDELLSKANGFQLRLLYKQRLLDRLFPEFVAGYRKGGAEQTTYLIALATLLPALPEATLVDKVIALLPLLVHTLSIPDANARASAANALHAALAQVPERLEPDDPPSALAAALDEHLATLIPHLVANVTPGPYSPPRTRTAAFQVLSALVPRIVHDTLVPYRRTVVQALGVAAQGVDDPRRTVRVHAVDCRDVWYRINVLE; this is encoded by the coding sequence ATGGAGGCAGCGATCGGTGCGTACGTCCGAGGGACGTACGAGGAGGTCCCACCGTCGGTCCTCGCGGACGTGAGCGAGGAGCGTGTCTCGCTCCTGGAGCTCGTCAAGGCGATTGGGCCGCACCTCACGAGCGAGAACGATGCGGAGCGCACGATGGCCGTGTCGCTTCTGAGCCGCGTCGTATcccacctcgccgcgcaaggGCCGCATCCCCAGCTCACGAAGCAGATCATCCGCACGCTCACCGCGTTCTTTAGCGAGAAGCTCAGCGAtgcgtcggcgctcgccgatgccgcgAGCCGTCTCGGGAacgacgcgacgctcgtgccggcgtcggcgccccgtgcggcgaccgccgccgccgagcagcgcacgctcgcgcagagccagatgctcgtcgactgcctcgatgcgctgctggcgcTGAGTGGCGTCGGCTTTGCCAAGGACCAGGTCGTGGACCGCAACCACTTTGGTGgcgaagaggcgcgcgtcgtcagcgacgcgctcttttcctcgctcgagctgcgtgcgcatccCCAGACGCTGCGCTACACGGCCGTGCGGCTGCTAGACTCGCTCGTGGCACGCAACCGAGCGGgcctcgcggcgatgcgcaccgtcgacggcgagcgcggcccGCCGGGGTCCGCCTTTGTCCAGGGCTACACCAAGCTTGTCGCGGGCGAAAAGGATCCCCGTGTGCTGCTCATCCACTttggcctcgcgcgtgTGCTCCTGCTGGAGTGGGAGATGGAAAAGGCCCAGGTCGAGGCGTTCTTCAACGTGATCTTTTGCTACTTTCCGATTACGTtccggccgccgcccgacgacCCGTACCACATCACGCCGGAAATGCTCaaggacgcgctgcgtgcgtgcatcagcgcctcgcccgcgTTTGCGCCGATGGCTATgccgctgctcctcgaAAAGCTCAGCGCAAGCGGGGGCTCAGCCAAGGTCGACGTCCTGCACACGCTCAACAATGCGCTGCCGGTGtacggccgcgcggcgaccgagGCGAACGCGGACGACGTATGGGCCTTTCTCAAGCTCGATATCCTCCAGGCGACCGACGATGAGTCCGCGCAGTGGGCACAGACGACGCTCACGACCATGCTGCGCATCCTTTACGCGGACGCAGAGCCTCAAGGCATGGCCAacgtcgtgctcgacgagtgCACCAACGAGCTCAAAGAGCCGAGCAAGTCGCTCGCCAAGACCTGCATGAAGATCGTGCAGAGCCTCatcgacgcgacgccggcgacgtcggcaaTGGCCCTCAAGGCCGTGCtcacgctcctcctcggcaagctggaggagggcgacgaggacgagacgcatatcctcgcgctcctcgccgcgctcctcgacctcgtgcagcgcgtaTACACCGGCGAGAGCCAGCGCACGTACGACAGCGAcgggcggccgctcgacgcgttccACGACACGCTCTTTTCCGCGCTCACCCGaggcctcgagcgccgtgcggacgtcgcggcgctccacgGCCTCGTGATGCTCGTGCAGGTGCCGGGCTTTCTGCGCGCGGACGAAGTCGACTACGCCACGCGCTGCATCCAGACCGTGCTGctggcgcccgaggcggacgacgcactgcgcgaggcggcgctcgcgggcCTCGACCGGATCCTCTCTGCGAGCAAGCGCTCGATCGAGGAACACACGCTCCCGttcctcctcgagcagctgccgTACACGCtgcccgccgaggcggacctCTTCCGcatccgcctcgctctGGGGGCCCTCGCGCGTCtgtgcaccgcgccggaCCTCTTTGACGCGTTCGTCGTGCGGGTGtgtgcgctgcttgcgtcggcgtgcggcgcacaacgtgcggatgcgcgcaccgtcggctacgcgtgcgcgctgcTTGCCACGCTCCAAGTGTGCCTCGAAAAgaagctcgcggcgcagcataCGGATATACCCAAGTATGCCGCGAGCCTCCCCTTGCGCCTCGTCAACCTGCTCAAAGGCGCACAGagcgaccgcgtcgcggccgacgtcgcggtTGTGCAGTATACCTGCGAGATTCTCGCAGTGCTCGTCCCGACGCTctctgccgagcgccaggagaccatcctgcgcgagtgcctcgcggcgctctcggCCTGTGCGCCGGTGCCCCGCGCGGATGCGCCCGAGACGGACGCGAACCTGATCGGCGTCGTTGCGGCGCTTATCGTCGGCGCCAAgcgccaggccgcgctgccgagcggcgacgcactCTCGTGGATcgaggcgacgcacgcgttcctcgtcgaccgccccgaccgcgccggcgacaCGTTCGAGAGCCAATCGGCCTACTTTCTCCTGTGTGCGCTCGCGAACAAGTACgcggacgtcgcgcagctcgaggcgaagctcgacgcgctctgggcgccgctcgtgtcgacgcgcgcgctcccTCGGCGCATCCAAGGCGTCTATGCGTGGGTgtggctcgcgcgcggcctccttgcgcgcggcagcgacgtcggcgccgcgatgctcgaccgtttgcagcgcgagctctttggcgacgcgacgctcggcgcggcggccgccggcgcactcAGGGTGCTTGCGacgcacgacgagctgctctcAAAGGCCAACGGCTtccagctgcgcctgctctacaagcagcgcctgctcgaccgcctcttTCCCGAATTTGTCGCGGGCTACCGAAAAGGGGGCGCGGAGCAGACGACCTATCTCattgcgctcgcgacgctgctgccggcgctgcccgaggcgacgctcgtcgacaaGGTCATTGCGCTCTtgccgctgctcgtgcacaCGCTCAGCATCCCGGATGCGaatgcgcgcgcgtcggccgcgaaTGCGCtccacgcggcgctcgcccaaGTGCCGGAGCGGCTCGAGCCCGACGacccgccgagcgcgctcgccgccgccctcgacgagcacctcgcgacgctcatTCCGCACCTCGTCGCAAACGTCACGCCGGGGCCGTACagcccgccgcgcacgcgtacggcggcgTTCCAAGTGCtctcggcgctcgtgccgcgTATTGTGCACGACACGCTCGTACCGTACCGCCGCACGGTcgtccaggcgctcggcgtcgcggcgcaaggTGTCGACGATCCCCGCCGCACAGTGCGTGTACACGCAGTCGACTGCCGCGACGTGTGGTACCGTATCAATGTGCTAGAGTAG
- the COQ6_2 gene encoding Putative ubiquinone biosynthesis monooxygenase (BUSCO:EOG09261031; COG:Q; EggNog:ENOG503NV68), which yields MRALAVRRAPLLRRMYVPVRFAHTPAKSDTDIVIVGGGVVGLAMLGGLVANPALPPMKVALVDTMDLSRFASWQDQKKSTTRAATAAHDGVQWENRVISMNMDNLAWMKQIGADAYLDWSRMRTVERIRVWDGLSDAGAEFGPGPGPDGALSSMVEISNVQQALYRLIQARTAEPSCNVSVEILDKTRVANITAPSQNAWPLLELERENETRAIATRLLVGADGHNSPVRKFSSIESFGWPYHCKGLVATLRTGIAPQSAEPLVDQSAWQRFLPTGTLAFLPLSPSTGTIVWALPPPLADALGALHRHDAAQNEMPTLLAALISAGFRLPWDALERLVYEAKDLAALPEPDVAAFRAAILAEMVHAEQVLGERAPSAHLGTVPPLGDAVDVKSVASFPLQLKHAGCYLGSTLNRNLHTSLPTPSALISGALTALGLTPGGAARGEGQGRTVLVGDAAHTTHPLSGQGLNLGIQDVRALNDTLAAAAADGMDIGTDSALRPYEAARYLPNQAMLSVTDHLHWLFATRPASPYTEHGGLAQSVRQAALQALVWARSTGLDVVNELGPLKQVLLQGAGSTKRM from the exons ATGCGTGCTTTGGCcgtgcggcgggcgccgctgctgcggcgcatgtACGTCCCTGTGCGTTTTGCGCATACGCCTGCAAAGAGTGATACGGATATCGTGATTGTGGGCGGAGGCGTGGTCGGCCTCGCGATGCTGGGTGGCCTGG TTGCGAATCCCGCACTCCCCCCGATGAAGGTCGCGCTGGTGGACACGATGGACCTGTCGCGCTTTGCATCGTGGCAGGATCAGAAGAAaagcacgacgcgcgctgctacggcggcgcacgacggcgtgcAGTGGGAGAACCGCGTGATTAGTATGAACATGGACAACCTCGCGTGGATGAAGC AAATCGGCGCAGACGCCTACCTGGACTggtcgcgcatgcgcaccgtcgagcgcatccgcgtCTGGGACGGCCTCTCGGACGCCGGTGCAGAGTTTGGGCCCGGGCCCGggcccgacggcgcgctcaGCTCGATGGTCGAGATCTCCAacgtgcagcaggcgctctACCGCCTGATCcaggcgcgcacggccgagcCGTCGTGCAATGTCTCGGTCGAGATCCTGGAcaagacgcgcgtcgcaaaCATtaccgcgccgagccaaAACGCCTggccgctcctcgagctcgagcgcgagaacGAGACGCGGGcgatcgcgacgcgcctgctcgtcggcgcggacgGGCACAactcgccggtgcgcaagTTTTCTAGCATCGAGAGCTTCGGATGGCCGTACCACTGCAAAGgcctcgtcgcgacgctgcgcaccggcattgcgccgcagagcgccgagccgctcgtcgaccagaGCGCGTGGCAGCGCTTCCTGCCGACGGGCACGCTCGCCTTCCTTCCcctctcgccgagcaccggcaCGATCGTGTGGGCACTCCCCCCTCCCcttgccgacgcgctcggcgcactgcaccgccacgacgcggcgcagaacGAGATGCCGACGCTGCTTGCTGCGCTCATTTCCGCTGGATTCCGCCTGCCGtgggacgcgctcgagcggctcgtgTACGAGGCCAAagacctcgcggcgctgcccgagccTGATGTCGCCGCGTTCCGTGCCGCGatcctcgccgagatggTGCACGCGGagcaggtgctcggcgagcgcgcgccgagtgcgcacctcggcacggTCCCCCcgctgggcgacgcggtAGACGTAAAGAGCGTCGCATCCTTTCCCCTGCAGCTCAAGCACGCGGGGTGCTACCTCGGGAGCACGCTGAACCGCAACCTGCACACGTCGCTCCCTacgccgtcggcgctgATTTCCGGCGCACTCACCGCGCTGGGCCTCACacccggcggcgcggcgcgtggcgaggGCCAAGGGCGCACGGTGCTCGTCggggacgcggcgcacacgacGCACCCTCTCTCGGGCCAGGGCCTGAACCTCGGCATCCAggacgtgcgtgcgctgaatgacacgctcgccgccgctgccgccgacggcatGGACATTGGCACGgacagcgcgctgcgtcccTACGAAGCGGCGCGCTACCTGCCGAACCAGGCGATGCTCTCCGTCACCGACCACCTCCACTGGCTCTTTGCGACGCGCCCTGCGTCGCCGTACACGGAGCACGGCGGGCTCGCGCAGTCCGTgcgccaggccgcgctccaggcgctggtctgggcgcgctcgaccggcCTGGACGTGGTGAACGAGCTGGGGCCGCTGAAGCAGGTGCTGCTGCAAGGCGCAGGATCGACAAAGCGTATGTAG